Proteins from one Verrucomicrobiota bacterium genomic window:
- a CDS encoding DUF4131 domain-containing protein — MRGPLPIVATLYACGVLVAHWVEFPLSAVFGVAFVFSITALVWSSRRKILLWPLIPLIGCANLTSRNAVLSPHDLRTWLGETAEIATLRGALSEKPVQRVYERDQEIHWRTMARVEVTEILRYRARDWQPASGRVAVTTPGVLGPEFFAGKSVEISGALQLPPNAAADGLFDYRAYLRTLGIYYQLTVESPEDWALRSGGKSTSTTPMSERFLRWAQATLARGLIVEDESLRLLWAMALGWKTGLTGEVSEPFMQTGTLHIFAISGLHIALIAGILVSVLRVMRLPRPVCGLLAVPLLWFYTAATGWQASAIRSTIMMNVIIGGWALQRPSDLVNSLAAAGLIILVWDPSQLFQAGFQLSFFVVLSIGLLLPSLEQVRQRLLQTDPFLPAELRPQWRRWLDGPLHWLTTSAATSLAAWLGSLPLIAYYFYLVTPVSLLANLAIVPLSGLALMCNLGSLVCGDWLPWLTELFNHSAWFWMKGMVAISHWTAELPGAYFYVRPPSLPGFVVYYAALGLCCSGWVFAPQRRKWAAATAVIVIGIWLTQRAYADRLARLTILPLGGSGIHCDAPGKKNDLLIDPGSRAAAEFTVRPFLRSQGVKQLANVLLTHGDINHVGGWPYLKEQFSPALVAVSPARFRSGAYRNVMSDLEDSKVACRQLRRGDQFAGWSVLHPDAGDHFAQADDNAVVLLGEFCGTRVLLLSDLGRLGQRALVERQTNLQADILVTGLPAQGEPVTAALVEAIRPRLIIVASAEAPSSARVSWKLRARLARTRVPVLYTGDVGAVTLEFTSAGCEVRSGKSGAAETLRLARRAPGP; from the coding sequence ATGCGTGGACCACTGCCCATCGTTGCGACGCTTTATGCATGCGGAGTGCTTGTGGCGCACTGGGTCGAATTTCCGCTGTCCGCGGTGTTCGGCGTCGCCTTTGTCTTTTCGATTACCGCGCTCGTTTGGAGTTCACGGAGAAAGATTCTGCTTTGGCCGCTCATCCCGTTGATCGGTTGCGCAAATCTGACAAGCCGAAACGCCGTTCTTTCCCCGCACGACCTCCGGACGTGGCTGGGCGAAACCGCCGAAATCGCCACCCTTCGCGGCGCCCTGTCCGAAAAGCCTGTCCAGCGCGTGTATGAGCGCGATCAGGAAATCCATTGGCGCACGATGGCGCGCGTCGAAGTCACAGAGATTTTGCGTTATCGCGCTCGCGACTGGCAGCCAGCTTCTGGCCGGGTGGCGGTGACGACTCCCGGCGTGCTCGGCCCGGAATTCTTCGCCGGAAAGTCCGTGGAAATTTCCGGCGCGCTGCAACTTCCCCCGAATGCCGCAGCCGATGGCCTTTTCGATTACCGCGCTTATCTGAGAACCCTCGGCATCTATTATCAATTGACCGTGGAAAGCCCGGAGGATTGGGCGCTGCGCAGCGGAGGCAAATCGACGTCCACCACCCCAATGTCCGAGCGCTTCTTGCGTTGGGCTCAAGCCACGCTGGCCCGAGGGTTGATTGTCGAAGACGAATCCTTGCGGCTGCTCTGGGCGATGGCGCTGGGTTGGAAAACCGGTTTGACCGGAGAAGTCTCGGAGCCGTTCATGCAAACCGGCACGCTGCACATCTTCGCGATCAGCGGCCTGCACATTGCCTTGATTGCGGGAATTCTCGTGAGCGTTTTGAGAGTGATGCGCCTGCCTCGCCCGGTGTGCGGTCTCCTGGCCGTGCCGCTGCTCTGGTTCTACACCGCAGCCACCGGCTGGCAGGCGTCGGCCATCCGCTCCACCATCATGATGAACGTGATCATCGGCGGCTGGGCGTTGCAGCGGCCCAGCGACCTGGTGAATTCGCTCGCCGCGGCGGGTCTCATTATCCTGGTCTGGGATCCGTCTCAACTGTTTCAGGCCGGCTTTCAGCTCTCGTTTTTTGTGGTGCTGAGCATTGGACTGCTTTTGCCGTCACTCGAACAAGTGCGACAGCGATTGCTGCAGACGGACCCATTCCTGCCCGCCGAATTGCGCCCGCAATGGCGGCGCTGGCTGGACGGTCCGCTGCATTGGCTGACCACCAGCGCAGCCACGTCGCTGGCCGCCTGGCTCGGCTCGTTGCCGCTCATCGCTTACTACTTTTATCTCGTTACACCGGTCAGTTTGCTGGCGAATCTCGCGATCGTTCCGCTCAGCGGACTCGCGCTCATGTGCAATCTGGGCAGTTTGGTGTGCGGCGACTGGCTTCCGTGGCTGACGGAACTTTTCAATCACAGCGCGTGGTTCTGGATGAAAGGAATGGTGGCCATCAGCCACTGGACGGCGGAATTGCCCGGGGCTTACTTCTACGTCCGACCCCCTTCGCTGCCGGGATTCGTAGTTTACTATGCGGCGCTCGGCCTTTGCTGTTCGGGCTGGGTGTTCGCTCCGCAGCGGCGAAAATGGGCGGCGGCCACGGCGGTGATTGTGATCGGAATTTGGCTCACCCAGCGCGCATACGCCGATCGCCTCGCCCGACTGACCATTCTTCCTTTGGGCGGGAGCGGCATTCATTGCGATGCGCCGGGGAAGAAGAATGATCTGTTGATCGATCCGGGGAGCCGCGCCGCCGCTGAATTCACCGTCCGACCTTTTCTCCGGTCCCAGGGCGTCAAACAACTGGCCAACGTCCTTCTTACGCACGGTGACATCAATCACGTCGGCGGCTGGCCCTATTTGAAAGAACAGTTCTCGCCCGCGCTCGTGGCGGTCAGTCCTGCGCGATTCCGATCCGGGGCTTATCGAAATGTGATGAGTGATTTGGAAGACTCGAAGGTAGCCTGCCGCCAACTCCGCCGCGGCGATCAGTTCGCGGGCTGGAGCGTATTGCACCCGGACGCCGGCGACCATTTCGCCCAAGCCGACGATAATGCGGTCGTGCTGCTCGGCGAGTTTTGCGGAACGCGAGTCCTTTTGCTCTCCGACCTGGGACGTCTGGGGCAGCGTGCGCTGGTGGAGCGCCAGACGAACTTGCAGGCCGATATCCTCGTGACGGGACTTCCAGCTCAAGGCGAACCGGTCACCGCGGCTTTGGTCGAAGCGATCCGCCCTCGGCTGATCATCGTCGCCAGCGCGGAGGCTCCGTCTTCCGCGCGCGTAAGCTGGAAACTCCGGGCGCGCCTGGCGCGCACGCGGGTTCCAGTTCTGTACACGGGCGATGTCGGCGCCGTCACCCTGGAGTTCACGTCGGCGGGGTGTGAAGTTCGTTCCGGAAAAAGTGGCGCTGCAGAGACCTTGCGACTTGCGCGCCGCGCGCCGGGGCCTTGA
- a CDS encoding ImmA/IrrE family metallo-endopeptidase gives MSYRYQAKTDAEIEQTAAAILTRFPKRRLGLAVDIEGILEDLGLDLLPRRGVRPHAEGYLARDPRIIVVDEKIFTYPPRARFTLAEEVSHLILEYELWKGGRLPVGADSHELSEHQHFFVEKDAKSLASALLMPAAIFAETFNAKRRELEAAAAPQLNALRETLKHTGEVFQVSPKAAAVRALKLKLLSRDALRRVFPNAK, from the coding sequence GTGAGCTACCGTTACCAGGCCAAGACCGACGCCGAAATCGAGCAAACCGCCGCCGCCATCCTCACCCGTTTTCCCAAACGTCGCCTCGGTCTGGCCGTGGACATCGAAGGCATCCTGGAAGACCTCGGCCTGGACCTGCTTCCGCGCCGTGGCGTTCGCCCGCACGCCGAGGGCTATCTCGCCCGCGATCCCCGGATCATCGTCGTGGACGAAAAGATTTTCACGTATCCGCCCCGCGCGCGCTTCACACTGGCCGAGGAAGTTTCCCACCTGATTCTCGAATACGAACTCTGGAAGGGCGGACGCTTGCCCGTCGGCGCGGACTCCCACGAACTGAGCGAGCACCAACATTTCTTCGTGGAGAAAGACGCCAAGAGCCTTGCCTCGGCGCTGCTGATGCCCGCCGCCATCTTCGCCGAAACCTTCAACGCGAAACGGCGTGAACTGGAAGCCGCTGCCGCGCCGCAACTCAACGCGCTCCGGGAAACCCTCAAACACACCGGCGAAGTGTTTCAAGTCAGCCCCAAGGCCGCCGCCGTCCGCGCCCTCAAACTCAAGCTGCTCTCCCGCGACGCGCTGCGGCGCGTGTTCCCGAACGCCAAATAA
- a CDS encoding DUF3883 domain-containing protein: MFNLPYRRLVVRCATNSPDRTRLAAVPQIPNLRYGRVPAEVRQCLLDAGLLDEVDGETVRWWDSLALAARSDNQENLLTVGRFGERLSLEYEEARVGRRPLWQALESNAAGFDLLSWVSGAASERLPIEVKTSTLSADSALFYVTRNEWETARMARRFTFHFWLVGRTEQRLWICSVPEIARHIPMDQGEGRWQNAAVSFASCIAGEPQHRVEVEFRFQPLPI; this comes from the coding sequence ATTTTCAATCTGCCGTATCGCCGACTTGTAGTCCGCTGCGCGACAAACTCACCCGACCGCACCAGATTGGCCGCCGTGCCGCAGATTCCCAATCTGCGATACGGCAGAGTGCCAGCGGAGGTTCGTCAATGCCTGCTGGACGCCGGGCTTTTGGATGAAGTCGATGGCGAAACTGTGCGTTGGTGGGACAGCCTCGCGTTGGCTGCACGAAGCGACAACCAAGAGAACCTGCTGACAGTCGGCAGATTTGGTGAGCGTTTGAGCTTGGAGTACGAGGAGGCACGAGTGGGGCGCCGCCCACTTTGGCAGGCATTAGAGTCAAACGCCGCTGGTTTCGACCTTCTCTCGTGGGTTTCCGGCGCAGCATCAGAGCGCCTGCCGATTGAGGTAAAGACCTCCACGCTTTCGGCGGACTCCGCTTTATTCTACGTGACGCGGAACGAGTGGGAGACGGCGCGAATGGCTCGCAGGTTCACTTTTCATTTCTGGCTTGTCGGCCGCACCGAACAACGTCTCTGGATCTGCAGCGTACCTGAGATTGCTAGGCATATCCCGATGGATCAGGGCGAGGGCAGGTGGCAGAACGCGGCGGTTTCCTTTGCTTCATGCATCGCAGGTGAGCCGCAGCATAGGGTTGAAGTGGAGTTTCGTTTTCAACCATTGCCGATCTGA
- a CDS encoding pyridoxine 5'-phosphate synthase, which produces MLKLGVNIDHVATIREARYHGKPAGEPDPIEAALICEGAGAHGITVHLREDRRHIQDRDAAKLREAIKTRLNLEMASAPEIVAIALKLKPDIVCLVPERRQELTTEGGLDVAGQKTALTETRKSMNGAGIEVSLFIDPEAQQVEASAAVGAQFIELHTGAFAERFHDEAGRRLEIARLVTASRQAHQLGLKVNAGHGLNYRNVPALSAVPHLVELNIGHSIVSRAIVVGLGQAVREMLQLLQRFP; this is translated from the coding sequence GTGCTCAAGCTCGGCGTCAACATCGATCATGTCGCCACGATTCGGGAGGCGCGTTATCACGGCAAACCCGCGGGCGAACCCGACCCGATTGAGGCGGCCCTCATTTGCGAGGGCGCCGGCGCTCATGGCATCACGGTTCATCTTCGCGAGGACCGCAGGCACATTCAGGACCGGGACGCAGCCAAACTCCGGGAAGCGATCAAAACGCGGCTCAACCTGGAGATGGCCAGCGCGCCGGAAATCGTCGCCATCGCTTTGAAGCTCAAACCGGATATCGTCTGCCTCGTCCCCGAACGCCGGCAAGAATTGACCACGGAAGGCGGCTTGGACGTGGCGGGCCAAAAGACCGCGCTCACAGAGACGCGGAAGAGCATGAACGGCGCGGGCATTGAGGTCAGTCTGTTCATCGATCCCGAAGCGCAGCAGGTGGAGGCTTCGGCGGCGGTCGGAGCTCAGTTCATTGAGTTGCACACCGGGGCGTTCGCGGAGCGGTTTCACGACGAAGCAGGACGGCGCCTGGAAATCGCGCGATTGGTGACGGCGTCGAGGCAGGCCCACCAACTAGGTTTGAAAGTGAACGCCGGTCACGGGCTCAACTATCGTAATGTTCCTGCGCTCAGCGCCGTTCCGCATTTGGTCGAGTTGAACATCGGCCACAGCATTGTCAGCCGGGCGATCGTGGTGGGCCTCGGCCAGGCCGTGCGCGAGATGCTGCAACTTCTGCAGCGCTTTCCATGA
- a CDS encoding holo-ACP synthase, translating to MILGLGIDIIEVARIRASHERFGERFLQRILLPGEIAYCLSHKFPAPHLAARFAAKEAISKAFGTGIGSSLGWHDMEVARKDTGEPFVVLHGAGQKLLENRAGKAVHISLSHTEFYAAAVAVLER from the coding sequence ATGATTCTTGGGCTGGGCATCGATATCATTGAGGTCGCTCGCATCCGCGCGTCGCACGAACGATTTGGCGAACGTTTTCTCCAGCGTATTCTTCTGCCTGGCGAAATCGCTTACTGTTTGTCCCACAAGTTTCCCGCGCCGCATTTGGCCGCCCGGTTTGCAGCGAAGGAGGCGATTTCAAAAGCGTTCGGCACGGGCATTGGCAGTTCACTCGGCTGGCATGACATGGAAGTCGCCCGGAAAGATACCGGCGAGCCGTTCGTGGTCTTGCACGGGGCCGGACAAAAACTCCTCGAAAACCGCGCCGGGAAAGCCGTCCACATCAGCCTCAGCCACACCGAATTTTACGCCGCGGCCGTGGCGGTTCTGGAACGGTGA
- a CDS encoding RDD family protein: MKSPSVIRRTVGALLLALATPLPGGIAFAQNRAQEQPVDQDPPPILENARPVPPPAFFDADAELVHRGEIVVFGQDVHLRKNERCRTMIVIGGNALIEGAVTRDVVVLFGSTTNKGSIGGDLVTILGPAHLNGTVRGTFVNILGSPTLGPEAVVEREAVTVGGNLRLDPGALIKRGRQEFSLGHSFQWLGDWFRGGLLKARPLPPSLIWAWFVAAAFLVVYALMTMVFPRPLRACVNSLDEAPVAAFFVGLLTFILFLPALVLLAVTVVGVPLLMLSLVVAIFFGKVAIYQFTGLQLGRQLNLSALQLPLVALLLGAMVFHLLYTIPILGFLVWGIGIVWGVGAVLMAVFANLKRDARPATVPVVAAAGAAANSGSSVPPPLAGLAAAPTPGAADIIHFERAGFWIRVGATIIDLLLIGVLSAFVFAGLAFPILLVVYHVAMWTWKGTTIGGVVFGLKIVRIDGRPIDFAVALVRSLFSIISFVFLLVGFFWAGWDKEKQSWHDKIAGTVIVKVPAGISLL, translated from the coding sequence ATGAAAAGCCCAAGCGTGATTCGGCGAACCGTCGGCGCCCTTCTCCTGGCCCTGGCCACACCGCTTCCCGGCGGGATTGCCTTCGCGCAAAACCGCGCGCAGGAGCAGCCTGTCGATCAAGACCCGCCTCCCATCCTGGAGAATGCCAGGCCTGTTCCGCCGCCGGCTTTTTTCGACGCGGACGCGGAACTGGTCCACCGAGGGGAAATCGTGGTTTTCGGGCAGGACGTTCACCTGCGGAAAAACGAACGATGCCGCACGATGATTGTGATCGGAGGCAATGCCTTGATCGAAGGAGCGGTGACGCGGGACGTCGTCGTCTTGTTCGGTTCCACCACAAACAAGGGAAGCATCGGCGGCGATCTGGTGACGATTCTGGGGCCGGCTCACCTCAACGGAACCGTGCGCGGAACTTTTGTGAACATTCTGGGCTCGCCCACCTTAGGCCCCGAAGCGGTCGTCGAACGCGAAGCGGTGACGGTCGGAGGGAATCTGCGTTTGGATCCGGGAGCACTCATTAAGCGAGGACGTCAGGAGTTCTCCCTGGGGCACAGCTTTCAATGGCTGGGGGATTGGTTTCGCGGCGGCCTGCTCAAAGCGCGCCCGCTGCCGCCCTCGCTGATCTGGGCGTGGTTTGTCGCCGCGGCTTTCCTGGTCGTTTATGCACTGATGACGATGGTTTTTCCGCGTCCGTTGCGAGCTTGCGTCAATTCGCTGGACGAAGCGCCGGTGGCGGCGTTTTTCGTCGGATTGCTTACGTTCATTCTGTTCCTGCCCGCGTTGGTGCTATTGGCGGTCACCGTAGTGGGGGTGCCGTTGCTGATGCTGTCCCTGGTCGTGGCCATTTTCTTTGGCAAGGTGGCGATCTACCAATTCACCGGCCTGCAATTGGGCCGCCAACTGAACCTGAGCGCTCTACAATTGCCGCTCGTTGCGCTCTTGCTTGGCGCGATGGTTTTTCACCTGCTTTACACCATCCCGATTCTGGGTTTCCTGGTTTGGGGCATCGGCATTGTCTGGGGAGTGGGCGCGGTTTTGATGGCTGTCTTCGCAAATCTCAAACGGGATGCCAGGCCCGCCACAGTGCCGGTCGTCGCTGCGGCGGGCGCGGCCGCAAATTCCGGTTCAAGCGTGCCGCCGCCCCTGGCCGGTCTTGCGGCGGCTCCAACGCCTGGAGCGGCGGACATAATCCACTTCGAGCGTGCAGGATTTTGGATTCGAGTGGGCGCCACGATTATCGATCTCCTGCTCATCGGGGTTCTGAGCGCCTTTGTCTTTGCCGGCCTGGCTTTCCCGATCTTGCTCGTGGTCTATCACGTCGCCATGTGGACGTGGAAAGGCACGACGATCGGCGGGGTTGTTTTCGGTTTGAAGATCGTTCGCATCGATGGGCGCCCGATCGATTTTGCCGTCGCGCTCGTGCGGAGCCTTTTCAGCATCATTTCGTTCGTGTTCCTGCTCGTGGGATTCTTCTGGGCAGGCTGGGACAAAGAGAAGCAATCCTGGCACGACAAAATCGCAGGCACGGTGATCGTCAAAGTGCCAGCCGGAATCTCCCTCCTCTGA